From the Streptomyces sp. NBC_00390 genome, the window TGCGGCAGCCGACCGCGCCGAGCAGCGGATCGCGCAGCGCCTCCGGTACGTCCTCCAGGGTGCGCAGCGCGAGTACCACGCCGGCGTGAGCGGAACGCAGACGCTGGACGGCCCGTACGGAGTCGGCCGTGACGGTGTAGGTCGCGTCGTCGAGGACCAGACAGGCGAACAGCGAACGGTCCGAACGCGCGAGGGCGGCCTCGGTGAACTGGGCGAGGACGAGCCGGGCGATGATCCGGGATGCCTCGGCGTGGCCGCGCTCGGGCAGGTCGACGCGGACGCGCAGAGGGTGCTCGATGGCCCTCAGCGAGAACTGCCGGCCGGCGCCGTCGGTGCGGAAGAAGTCCGCGAAGGCGGGCCGGTCGAGGAAGGCGATCCGCTCGGCGAGCAGCACGCCGATGTCGTCGGCGCGTTCCGACTGCCGTGCGCGGGCGTCGAGTTCGCGCAGCTGCGACGCCTCGCCGGCGGCATCGAGCGCGGCGCGCAGCTCCCCCAGCGGGCCGGGTGCCCCGCCGACGAGATCCCGCAGCTCCGGTACGCCCGGGAAATGACCGTGGACACGGTGGTAGGGGCCGATCAGCTGCGCGAGCGCGGTGGCCGCACGCCTGCTGTCGGCGACCAGGTCACCCACGAGCGCCTCGGCGAGGATGCGTGCGGCCTCGTCGGCGTCGTCGGCCCCGCCGTACAGATCGAGGTCATGGGTGGAGTCGGGCCGGCCCGGCGCGATGACCAGGTCGAAGGAGTCGTCCGGGGTCAGTGTGGTGCCCCGGGCGGTGACGGCGACCACGGCGGCGCGGTTGGCGAGCGCCTGCAGGCACAGCGACTCGACGACAGGGCGCACCAGGCGCACGGTCTTGCCCGAGCCGGAGGGTCCGACGGCGAGCAACGAGGTGCCGAGCAGCGCGGGTTCGAGCGCGACACCCGTGGTACGGCGGGCATAGGGGTTGCGGGTGTCGTCCACGGCCGTGCCGATCTTGACCTGGGCGGTCGCCAGATCGTGCGTGGCGGTGCGCACCGGCAGGTCCCGTACGCCCGAGGGGTGCGCGCACGCGGCGGCGCCGTGCTTGCGCACGGTGTCCGCGAAGGCCGGCAGCCGCTCGGGCCTGGCGTGCACCGTCTGCCAGGCCCGTCGGATCCGGGCGTAGTCCACGTCGCCGAGCTGTCCGGCACGGGTCGCCTCGGCGAGCCGTGCTGCCGCCTCGGCCATCCCGGCGGCGCGCAGTTCGGGCCAGTCGGCGGGGTCGGAGCCGGGCGCGGGGGGCGGCGGAGCGGCGGCCTCGCCCATGCGCCGGCGCACGAGCGGCCATGTGCCGATGCGCCCGACAGCCGCGACGAGCGCCGCCACGAGCAGTACGTAGTAGATGTTCGACACCCAGGTGAGCCATGCAACGGTCCGCGGCATCTCGCGCCACACACCCGGCAGCAGCACGAACAGCGGCCAGAGCGGTACGCCGTACCGCTGCCAGATCTCGCGCCAGTTGCCGACGCGGCCGAATCCGACGGCGAGCAGGCCCAGGACGAGGGCGTCGTAGAGATACGTCGCCGCCACGTACCACTCCACGTGGGGGCTGGATGCCGACCTCCATTCGTCGGGCACCAGCCACAGCATCGGCAGCAGCCACCACTCGTCGACGAAGATCCACCACCCCTCGAGATAGCCGTGCCACAGCAGCGACCAGACCAGCCAGCCACAGAGGTACGCGATGAAGGCGCCGCTGAACAGCTGGCGGGCGGGGACCGGTTCCGGCTCTTCCCGCGGCCGCTCACGGTGGCCGAGCCGCCAGACGCCCGGTGCGGCCGGAGGCCTCGGGGTGCGCAGCCACTGCGCGACGGCAGGGCGGGTGACCGGCGCATGAGCGGGCAGCGCGGGCATTCCGGGAGGCACGCCCGGCACTGCCGGCACACCCTGCGGCGGCGCGGCGGGCCGCGGCACGGGATCGGCTCGTGTGCCGCGCGCGTCGAATGTGCCTTCGGATTCCATGAACCGCTGCCCCCTGACCAGCCAGGCCCGCTCTGTGCAGGGTCAATCTAGTGCCCCCGCGTGGGGAGTTCACCGACTCCGGCCGTGTGGTGACGGACAGGACCGGAACATCCGGGGCTTCCCCCCGGCCGCCCGGCGTTGTCATGATCAGCCCATGACTGACGCAAAGTCACCGGTGTACGAGGCACGGTTCGGCCGGGACCGCAGG encodes:
- a CDS encoding ATP/GTP-binding protein produces the protein MESEGTFDARGTRADPVPRPAAPPQGVPAVPGVPPGMPALPAHAPVTRPAVAQWLRTPRPPAAPGVWRLGHRERPREEPEPVPARQLFSGAFIAYLCGWLVWSLLWHGYLEGWWIFVDEWWLLPMLWLVPDEWRSASSPHVEWYVAATYLYDALVLGLLAVGFGRVGNWREIWQRYGVPLWPLFVLLPGVWREMPRTVAWLTWVSNIYYVLLVAALVAAVGRIGTWPLVRRRMGEAAAPPPPAPGSDPADWPELRAAGMAEAAARLAEATRAGQLGDVDYARIRRAWQTVHARPERLPAFADTVRKHGAAACAHPSGVRDLPVRTATHDLATAQVKIGTAVDDTRNPYARRTTGVALEPALLGTSLLAVGPSGSGKTVRLVRPVVESLCLQALANRAAVVAVTARGTTLTPDDSFDLVIAPGRPDSTHDLDLYGGADDADEAARILAEALVGDLVADSRRAATALAQLIGPYHRVHGHFPGVPELRDLVGGAPGPLGELRAALDAAGEASQLRELDARARQSERADDIGVLLAERIAFLDRPAFADFFRTDGAGRQFSLRAIEHPLRVRVDLPERGHAEASRIIARLVLAQFTEAALARSDRSLFACLVLDDATYTVTADSVRAVQRLRSAHAGVVLALRTLEDVPEALRDPLLGAVGCRMAFAGLAPWDGGRFAEMWGTEWVQTRDVTNRQIVSDEPLTKALHMLRRLVTGKATTAEAVTVREVERARWSASDLAHGLPAGHAVLSLTTVRGEYAPPLLVDLRT